From Nycticebus coucang isolate mNycCou1 chromosome 6, mNycCou1.pri, whole genome shotgun sequence, the proteins below share one genomic window:
- the LOC128588340 gene encoding zinc finger protein 706-like: MARGQQKIQSQQKNAKKQAGQKKKQGHDQKAAAKAALIYTCTVCRTQMPDPKTFKQHFESKHPDSTSSRTG; the protein is encoded by the coding sequence ATGGCTCGCGGACAGCAGAAGATTCAGTCTCAGCAGAAAAATGCCAAAAAGCAAGCTGGACAGAAGAAGAAACAAGGACACGACCAAAAGGCTGCTGCCAAAGCTGCCTTAATATACACCTGCACTGTCTGCAGGACACAAATGCCAGACCCTAAGACCTTCAAGCAGCACTTTGAGAGCAAGCATCCTGACTCCACTTCCTCCAGAACTGGCTGA